A genomic window from Mycetohabitans rhizoxinica HKI 454 includes:
- the hrpA gene encoding ATP-dependent RNA helicase HrpA — protein MSNVAKNRAADASPADRADPARHRTPPAARRAEARRASSAPNPVPSVTFPPALPVSGRRDEIAAAIAHHQVVIVSGETGSGKTTQLPKICLALGRGLGAGGTGLIGHTQPRRIAASATARRIAEELGTPFGDVVGYKVRFTDNLSPGASVKLMTDGILLAETQTDPLLRAYDTIIIDEAHERSLNIDFLLGYLKQILPRRADLKLIVTSATIDAQRFARHFGSDEQPAPVIEVSGRLYPVEIRYRPVVGDDGRATLARRGAAPGAGPIGSLGSPPGAVGSVTAARQAERDLHDAIVDAVDELCREGPGDVLVFLPGEREIRDAAEALRKHHPPHTEILPLFARLSAAEQERVFRPGNARRIVLATNVAETSLTVPGIRYVVDTGLARVKRYSYRNKVEQLQIEPASQAAANQRAGRCGRVADGVCIRLYDERDFQARPRFTDPEILRASLASVILRMKSLHLGEIDAFPFVEPPPGRAIADGYQLLAELGAVDDDNALTPVGRELARLPLDPRVARMIVAAREQHALREMLIIASALSVQDPRERPLDAQEQADQAHRRFADERSEFITWLKIWAWFEQAVAHKKSNRQLAEACRAQFLSHLRLREWRDVHSQLLTVVREHGWRLNESEATFEQIHQALLAGLLGNIGLKADDDPHYLGARGIRFFIWPGSTLAKKAGRWVMAAELVETTRLYARTVARIEPEWIERVGGHLIKRSVAEPHWEKKAAQVVAFERGTLYGLPVYQRRRIAFGAQNPARARELFIRSALVDGEFDTRLPFFAHNRRLVAQIEQLEHKSRRQDVLVDDELIYAYYDAAVPAQIHTGAAFERWYRDEARRRGDDGDKLLFLSREDLMRHEAAGVTTDLFPKRLAMAGVDMALSYHFEPGAARDGVTLTVPLYALNQVDARRTEWLVPGMLKDKVQSLLKSLPQKLRRHCVPLPEYAAGFVERAHFAGQSLIDALIADLREHKQAMVKSTDFKIETLPAHLFMNFKVVDEHGRQLAMARNLAQLRGELGAQAQQQFQRIVWAAAGAAGTNGRPPSGHARAAAISAGLPSRTPGEAPASRAARVADQPLSGAARNGLANAGGPGHAEAPDTARPAGTALYENLTTWNFGTLPELLEIQRGGQTLFGYPALVDRGGHCDVEVFDSPVQAEHIHRAGLRRLFALQLREPIRYLEKNLPGLREMSMQYMALGTQEELRDQLIEAALDRACLQPPLPHDDASFAARRDEGRARLSLLAQELARLTGQILAEYAALVKKLVQAKGFGAAHADMQQQLAALMTRRFVMDTPYAQLAHFPRYLKGMLLRIDKLKVDPARDQRLMAEFVPLMQPYQRALSQRGGAVDARLVEFRWLLEELRISLFAQELRTPMPVSAKRLRKVWESMQR, from the coding sequence CTGGGCGCGGGCGGCACCGGCCTGATCGGCCATACGCAACCGCGCCGCATCGCGGCATCGGCGACGGCGCGACGCATTGCCGAGGAACTGGGTACGCCGTTCGGCGACGTGGTGGGCTACAAGGTTCGTTTCACCGACAACCTGTCGCCGGGCGCCTCGGTCAAGTTGATGACCGACGGCATCCTGCTTGCGGAAACGCAGACCGATCCACTGCTGCGCGCCTACGATACGATCATCATCGACGAGGCGCACGAGCGCAGCCTGAACATCGATTTTTTGCTCGGCTATCTGAAGCAGATCCTGCCGCGGCGTGCTGATCTGAAGTTGATCGTTACGTCGGCCACGATCGATGCGCAGCGCTTTGCGCGCCACTTCGGCAGCGACGAGCAGCCCGCGCCCGTCATTGAAGTCAGCGGACGGTTGTATCCGGTCGAGATCCGCTATCGGCCGGTCGTTGGCGACGACGGCCGCGCTACGCTCGCACGGCGCGGCGCAGCGCCCGGGGCCGGTCCAATTGGCTCGCTGGGCTCTCCGCCGGGCGCCGTGGGCAGTGTCACCGCCGCGCGTCAGGCCGAGCGCGACTTGCATGACGCGATCGTCGACGCGGTGGATGAACTGTGTCGTGAAGGCCCGGGCGACGTCCTGGTTTTCCTGCCGGGCGAGCGGGAGATTCGCGACGCCGCCGAGGCGCTGCGCAAGCACCATCCGCCGCATACCGAGATCCTGCCGCTGTTTGCCCGGCTGTCGGCCGCCGAGCAGGAGCGGGTGTTCCGGCCCGGTAATGCACGCCGCATCGTGCTCGCCACCAACGTTGCGGAGACATCGCTGACGGTGCCCGGTATCCGCTATGTCGTCGACACCGGCCTGGCCCGGGTCAAGCGCTATTCGTACCGGAACAAGGTCGAACAATTGCAGATTGAGCCGGCGTCGCAAGCCGCCGCCAATCAGCGGGCTGGCCGGTGCGGCCGGGTGGCCGACGGCGTCTGCATTCGGCTCTATGACGAGCGTGACTTCCAGGCGCGCCCGCGCTTCACGGATCCGGAGATCCTGCGCGCGTCGCTGGCGTCGGTGATCCTGCGGATGAAGTCGTTGCACTTGGGCGAAATCGACGCGTTTCCGTTCGTCGAGCCACCGCCGGGCCGGGCCATTGCCGATGGCTATCAATTGCTCGCCGAGCTGGGTGCGGTTGACGACGACAATGCGTTGACGCCGGTCGGTCGCGAGCTGGCGCGCCTGCCGCTGGATCCGCGCGTGGCCCGGATGATTGTCGCGGCGCGCGAGCAACACGCGTTGCGCGAAATGCTGATCATTGCCAGCGCGTTATCCGTGCAGGATCCGCGCGAGCGTCCGCTGGACGCGCAAGAGCAGGCCGACCAGGCGCATCGCCGCTTTGCCGACGAGCGCTCGGAGTTCATCACGTGGCTGAAGATTTGGGCGTGGTTCGAGCAAGCCGTTGCGCACAAGAAATCGAACCGGCAACTGGCCGAAGCGTGCCGCGCGCAGTTCCTCTCGCATCTGCGGCTGCGCGAGTGGCGTGACGTGCATTCGCAGTTGTTGACCGTGGTGCGCGAGCACGGCTGGCGGCTGAACGAGTCCGAGGCGACGTTCGAGCAGATCCATCAGGCGCTGTTGGCGGGGTTGCTCGGAAACATTGGTCTGAAGGCCGATGACGATCCGCATTACCTGGGCGCACGGGGCATTCGTTTCTTCATATGGCCGGGATCGACGCTCGCGAAAAAGGCCGGCCGTTGGGTGATGGCTGCGGAGTTGGTCGAGACCACCCGGCTTTACGCGCGCACCGTCGCCCGCATCGAGCCGGAATGGATCGAGCGTGTCGGCGGCCACCTGATCAAGCGCTCGGTCGCCGAGCCGCATTGGGAGAAGAAGGCCGCGCAGGTGGTGGCGTTCGAGCGTGGCACGTTGTATGGGCTGCCCGTCTATCAGCGCCGACGCATCGCGTTTGGCGCGCAGAATCCGGCGCGTGCGCGGGAATTGTTCATTCGTAGCGCGCTGGTCGATGGCGAATTCGACACCCGTCTGCCGTTCTTTGCGCACAATCGGCGGCTGGTCGCGCAAATTGAGCAACTTGAGCACAAGTCGCGTCGTCAGGACGTGCTGGTCGACGATGAGTTGATCTACGCGTACTACGATGCGGCGGTGCCCGCACAGATCCATACCGGCGCGGCGTTCGAGCGCTGGTATCGCGACGAGGCGCGGCGGCGGGGTGACGACGGCGACAAGCTGCTATTTCTGTCGCGCGAAGACCTGATGCGGCACGAAGCGGCCGGCGTGACGACGGATCTGTTTCCGAAGCGGCTGGCGATGGCCGGCGTCGACATGGCGCTGAGCTACCATTTCGAGCCGGGCGCGGCGCGTGATGGCGTCACGCTGACCGTGCCGCTGTACGCGCTGAACCAAGTCGATGCGCGTCGCACCGAATGGCTGGTGCCTGGCATGTTGAAGGACAAGGTGCAGTCGCTGCTCAAATCACTGCCGCAAAAGCTGCGCCGACATTGCGTGCCGCTGCCCGAGTATGCGGCCGGTTTCGTCGAGCGCGCGCATTTCGCCGGGCAGTCGTTGATTGACGCGCTGATCGCCGACCTGCGCGAGCACAAGCAAGCGATGGTCAAGTCGACTGACTTCAAGATCGAGACGCTGCCGGCGCACCTGTTCATGAATTTCAAGGTGGTTGATGAGCACGGGCGGCAACTTGCAATGGCGCGCAATCTTGCGCAACTGCGCGGCGAGCTTGGTGCACAGGCGCAGCAACAATTCCAGCGCATCGTCTGGGCCGCGGCCGGCGCGGCAGGAACTAATGGGCGGCCACCGTCCGGGCATGCGCGGGCGGCCGCGATAAGCGCTGGCTTGCCGAGCCGGACGCCGGGCGAGGCGCCGGCGTCGCGTGCGGCGCGCGTTGCCGATCAGCCGTTGAGCGGCGCGGCGCGAAACGGACTGGCGAACGCTGGCGGGCCGGGTCACGCCGAAGCACCGGATACGGCGCGGCCGGCCGGTACCGCGCTGTATGAGAACCTGACGACGTGGAATTTTGGCACGCTGCCCGAGTTGCTCGAGATCCAGCGTGGCGGCCAGACGCTGTTCGGCTATCCGGCCCTGGTCGATCGCGGTGGGCACTGCGACGTCGAAGTCTTTGATTCGCCTGTGCAGGCTGAGCACATCCATCGCGCCGGTCTGCGCCGGCTGTTCGCCCTGCAATTGCGCGAGCCGATCCGCTATCTGGAGAAAAACTTGCCAGGACTGCGCGAAATGTCAATGCAGTACATGGCGCTCGGCACGCAGGAGGAACTGCGCGACCAATTGATCGAAGCCGCGCTGGATCGTGCCTGCCTGCAGCCGCCGTTGCCGCATGACGATGCCAGCTTCGCCGCCCGGCGCGACGAGGGCCGGGCTAGGCTGTCGTTGCTCGCTCAGGAACTTGCCCGGCTGACCGGCCAAATCCTCGCCGAGTACGCAGCGCTCGTGAAGAAGCTCGTGCAGGCCAAAGGCTTTGGCGCGGCCCACGCGGATATGCAGCAGCAGCTGGCCGCGCTGATGACCCGCCGCTTCGTAATGGATACGCCTTACGCCCAGCTTGCGCATTTCCCGCGTTACTTGAAGGGCATGTTGTTGCGCATCGATAAGCTCAAGGTGGACCCGGCGCGCGACCAGCGGCTCATGGCCGAATTCGTGCCGCTCATGCAGCCATACCAGCGCGCGTTGTCGCAGCGTGGCGGCGCAGTCGACGCACGGCTCGTAGAGTTCCGCTGGCTCCTCGAGGAGTTGCGCATCTCGCTGTTCGCGCAGGAATTGCGTACGCCGATGCCGGTGTCTGCCAAGCGGCTGCGCAAGGTATGGGAATCGATGCAGCGATGA